In Ignavibacteria bacterium, the sequence GCATCATTGGTGTATGGCCGTTTACCGGCAAAAATGATATAACATCATCAAACTTGCTTTCGCCCTCGTAGAGTTTCAGCATTCCTTTTTCCTTTATCAGGTCGTAATTTTCCGGCATAAAGCTTGCTTTATCGCGCTCACTCGGATTCTGTCCCCATTCCCAATGCTTCTTCTGTAAATGATGAACCGCATTCGGAAAGCTGAGAACCAGCTCCTTATTTTCATTTCTCCTGGTCGAACCGCCCGCATGATCAAAGTGCAGGTGTGTCATCAATACATCTGTGATATCACCTGGTGTAATGTTATGCTTTGCAAGCTCGCCTTCTAGTGTGTAAACAGAGTGATCCACGCCGTAAATTTCATTCAGCTTGTTTGACATCTTATAACCAACGCCGTTATCAACAATGATTTTCCTGCCGTTGCCAATAATCAGCAGGGAGCGCATGCACATATCAATGCGGTTACTCTCATCTGCGGGATTAGTCCGCTGCCAAAGCGGCTTTGGCACTACACCAAACATAGCCCCGCCATCCAGCCTGAAGAGCCCTGTTTGAATTGAATATAATTCGTAATTTCCGATCTTCATAAAAAATTATGTCACCCTGAACTTGTTTCAGGGTCTTTTCTAAGTTTTAAAAATTTTGCAATGAATCAAATAGTTGTACATTGAACAAATCTCGAAATCATCCTGCATTGAAATAAATCTCTTTATAAAGCAGATGCTGAAACAAGTTCAGCATGACGGTATGGCGATATTAAGAAACGCCTATTTCTTCCTCAATCTTCGCTAGCTTTTTCGATTCCTCAGACCACTTGTGATACAGATCATTCAGCTTATCTTTCGCGGATTTATATTCGCCGGTTTTCTTTGAGGAATTTTGCTGATCCTTAAAGAAATCGGGATTCCCCATTTCTTTTTCTATCTCCGCCGTTTTATCTTCCAGCAGCTTAATTTCTTTTTCAAGCTTATGAATACTTTCCCTCAAAGGTTTTGCATATTTATAAACCTTGTTACGCTGCTCAGCTTCCAGCCGTTTTTGCTCTTTTGTCTTTTTCTGCTTTGGTGTGCCGTTGGTTTCAGCTAGTGTTGTTGTCTTTTTCGGCTGATTGGCTTCAGTTAACCCTGCTTTTTCCTCTTCCTTTTTCTGAATATAATACGAGCAATTTCCCAGATATGTCTTTACATTTTTATCCTTTACCTCAATTATCTTTGTTACAATGCCGTCAAGGAATTCCCTGTCATGCGAAATGATAAGTATAGTTCCAGTGTAATTATGCAGCGCGTCCATAAGAACGCGTTTACTGTTCATATCTAAATGATTAGTCGGCTCATCAAGTATTAAAAAATTACTGGATTTAAGAAGCATGCGCGCAAGCGCTAAGCGTGATTTTTCGCCGCCGGAAAGCACTCCAACCTGCTTGAAAACATCATCACCGCGGAATAAAAAGCTGCCAAGTATAGTGCGGAGCTGCTTGCGAATATCGCCTGTAGCAACGGAATCAAGTGTGCCAAGTACATTTGTGGCCGGGTCAAGTGTATCTGCCTGGTGCTGTGAGTAATACTCAAGCTCAACCTGGAAACCAAGCTTCCTTGTGCCTGATTGATATTCTTCAGTACCGCGGATTATTCTCGCTAAAGTTGATTTACCAGCTCCGTTCACACCAACAAGCCCTATCTTCTCGCCGCGCTCAAGCTCTAGATTAAGGTCTTTCAGTACAAGGTTATCACCATAGCTTTTGGTTACATTCTTTAATTCAAATACCTTCCTTCCGCTGTGTGTTGCCGGGGGAAAGTTAAAATGTATCGCCGTTTCTTCTTCTTCAATTTCTATGCGTTCAATTTTATCCAGCATCTTAATTCTGCTCTGCACGCTTGTTGCCTTTGATGCCTTTGAGCGGAAGCGCGTAATGAACCTTTCCTGTTGTTTTAAATATTTCTGCTGGTTCTCATAGCTCTTAAACAGCAGCTCTTTTCTTGTATCGCGCTCAGTTACGTAATATGTATAATTGCCTTTGTAAATTGTGACCTTGCCCGCGTATATTTCAATTGTCTTGTTAGTTATGGTATCCAGGAATTTCCTGTCATGTGATACAAGTATAATTGCGCCTTCGTATGTTTTCAGGAAGTCTTCGACCCATATCAGTGATTCAATATCAAGATGGTTTGTAGGCTCATCAAGCAGCAGCACTGAAGGCTGCTTAAGCAGCAGCTTCGCAAGCGCTATGCGCATCTGCCACCCGCCTGAAAACTCATCGGTAAGTCTGTCAAAATCTTTGGTATGAAACCCTAATCCTTCGAGTATTTTTTCAATGTTCGATTTTATCTTGAACCCATCCAGCAGCTCAAACTTATGCTGAAGCTCGCCGTATGTTTCCACAAGGTCCATGTATTCTTCAGAAGTATGGTCAGGGTGAGTTTCAAGCTCTTTTTGCACCTGGTCAATTTCTTCCTTCAGGGCGGAAATATCGCCAACCCCTGAATAAACCTCTTCATAAATGGTTTTACCGCCGAATGTAATGCCATCCTGCGGCAGGTAGCCAATAGTTGTGTGCTTTGATACGGCAATTTCGCCCTTATCGGACTCAATTTGACCGTTTATTACCTTCAGCAGGGTTGATTTACCCGCGCCGTTTGAACCAACAAGCCCTATTCTGTCCTTTGGATTCACTATAAAGGAAAGATTTTCGAACAGCTTTTTGGAGCCGAACTGTACTGTAATATCTGATACTGATAGCATATTCTCGTAATTTAACTTTTAATCTTTTAACTTTCAGTAAACTTATTTTTCACAAATTTATGGGAACAAATTCGCCGTCGTTGGTCTTTTGACCAACGACAACTTGTTAATTTAGGTCGCCTTTGTTGGTGCCTGACTGTCTGTGCAGTTTCTAACCAACGACCTGAAATTAAGATACAAAAATGCTATTTTTGCGTAAATAAATTAACTAAATGTAATGCATTCAAATCTTTACTTTTTTACTGCAACAATTCTCAAGTGGAAACATCTTTTGAAAAATGATGTTTACAAAGATATTATTATCGAAAGTTTAACATATTTGGTTAACGATAATCGAATTATTGTTTATGCTTTTGTTATAATGCCAAATCACATTCATTTGATTTGGCGAATACTTGAGCCCCATTTTAAGTCAAATGTACAAAGGGATTTCCTTAAATATACTGCACAACAGATAAAAGCTAAACTCAAAGCGGACGATATGCGTTATCTGCTGGAATTTAGAGTGAATGCAAAAGATAGAGAGTTTCAGTTTTGGGAAAGGGATCCATTATCTGTGGAATTAATCAGCTTACCGGTCATTAAACAAAAGATAGACTATGTGCATTCAAATCCTGTTCATCCGAAATGGAAACTTGCTGAACAAGTTACAGATTACAAATATTCCTCCGCACGGTTTTATTACATTGGAGAGCAGGACTTTGGTTTTTT encodes:
- a CDS encoding ABC-F family ATP-binding cassette domain-containing protein gives rise to the protein MLSVSDITVQFGSKKLFENLSFIVNPKDRIGLVGSNGAGKSTLLKVINGQIESDKGEIAVSKHTTIGYLPQDGITFGGKTIYEEVYSGVGDISALKEEIDQVQKELETHPDHTSEEYMDLVETYGELQHKFELLDGFKIKSNIEKILEGLGFHTKDFDRLTDEFSGGWQMRIALAKLLLKQPSVLLLDEPTNHLDIESLIWVEDFLKTYEGAIILVSHDRKFLDTITNKTIEIYAGKVTIYKGNYTYYVTERDTRKELLFKSYENQQKYLKQQERFITRFRSKASKATSVQSRIKMLDKIERIEIEEEETAIHFNFPPATHSGRKVFELKNVTKSYGDNLVLKDLNLELERGEKIGLVGVNGAGKSTLARIIRGTEEYQSGTRKLGFQVELEYYSQHQADTLDPATNVLGTLDSVATGDIRKQLRTILGSFLFRGDDVFKQVGVLSGGEKSRLALARMLLKSSNFLILDEPTNHLDMNSKRVLMDALHNYTGTILIISHDREFLDGIVTKIIEVKDKNVKTYLGNCSYYIQKKEEEKAGLTEANQPKKTTTLAETNGTPKQKKTKEQKRLEAEQRNKVYKYAKPLRESIHKLEKEIKLLEDKTAEIEKEMGNPDFFKDQQNSSKKTGEYKSAKDKLNDLYHKWSEESKKLAKIEEEIGVS
- a CDS encoding transposase yields the protein MHSNLYFFTATILKWKHLLKNDVYKDIIIESLTYLVNDNRIIVYAFVIMPNHIHLIWRILEPHFKSNVQRDFLKYTAQQIKAKLKADDMRYLLEFRVNAKDREFQFWERDPLSVELISLPVIKQKIDYVHSNPVHPKWKLAEQVTDYKYSSARFYYIGEQDFGFLSNIGVEYM
- a CDS encoding MBL fold metallo-hydrolase, producing the protein MKIGNYELYSIQTGLFRLDGGAMFGVVPKPLWQRTNPADESNRIDMCMRSLLIIGNGRKIIVDNGVGYKMSNKLNEIYGVDHSVYTLEGELAKHNITPGDITDVLMTHLHFDHAGGSTRRNENKELVLSFPNAVHHLQKKHWEWGQNPSERDKASFMPENYDLIKEKGMLKLYEGESKFDDVISFLPVNGHTPMMQLIKIKDDSNTLLFTADLFPMTSHIPLPYIMGYDLFPLTTLDEKKKFLPQIVSENWTLFFEHDAFTETCRVEQTEHGFRVIDKMELNKR